The genomic interval ATTCTTCATCTATAAACATTTGTTGTCTGTGAATCTTTTTATATTTCGTCAAAAATATCGCTCGTTTCTTTTCGTTTTAAGACACAAAAAAGCCCCTGCAGATTTCTCTGCAGAGGCTTTTGGTTTATCTAACTGTTTAACATATTTGTGAGGTATACGTTTTAGTTATTCAAATCTGATTCGTTGCTCATTGTGTCTTCAAAACGGTAACGCTTTGACTTTTGAATGGCAAAGTATAGCCATGATAGTAGTGAGAATGCGACGAAAATCATGAACATAATTAGAACTGGTTCTGTAACAGATAGACCCGTTGACAATGATCCACGCAATGCTTGAATTGCGTAAGTCATTGGCAAGTATGGATGTAGCCATTGGAAGAATCCTGAACTCAATTCGATTGGGTATGTTCCACCTGAGGCAGACAATTGTAGCACCAATAGAATCAATGATAGGAACGTTCCAATCTTACCAAACGCTGCGGTAAAGAAGTAAACAATACTCATATCCATAATCGCAATAACAATTAATGAGATTAAGAAGGCAGTGAAGTTTACTGGCGTCAAACCAATAATGGCAACTGAGACAAGCGTTGTAATAATTGCGCCCATAAATACCAATACGAATGGAATTGTGTACTTACTCAACCACCATGTAAATGCTGACTTAGGGTAGACAGAAGGTTCCGTTAGGTTCATTGCTGCCATCAATGTAATCATTCCAACGAACACGTAAATGGCAATCATGTATGGCGCCATTCCAGTTCCGTTGTTCTTAACTGATGTACGATCCTTGTGTGTTTCCTTGATTGGTGTTGCAAACATGTCCAAGTTAGCCTTATCGTCACGAACTTGCTTAACCTGTTCGCCACCTTCAGTTAACTTTTCGCCAAGTTCATCAGCACCATCATTAGCCTTCACAAGCCCTACAGTCAATTGACCGGCTCCGTTAGCTAATTGGCCTGATCCATCATTTAGTTGGCTGACAGCTGATTGTAGACGTCCTGTATTAGCATTCAGTTCGCTCAATCCGCCATTCAACTTGTTAATTCCACCAACTGCTTGGTTTGCACCAGCTAGTAGGTCACCGTTCTTGCTTTGTAGCATTTGTAGACCACCAGTTAACTTTTGACTTCCATCAGTTAACTTCGCACTATTACCAGACAATTGTTGTAGTCCTGCTGCTAATTGATTTGATCCATCATTCAACTTACTACTGTTGGCTTGCAATTGTTGCAATCCAGATGTCAATTGGTTTGATCCACCTGACAACTTGCCACTATTTGCTTGCAATTGTTGTAGTCCTGAAGTCAATTGATTTGATCCATCATTCAACTTACCACTATTTGCTTGCAATTGTTGTAGTCCTGAAGCCAATTGGTTTGATCCATCTGACAACTTACCACTGTTTCCTTGTAATTGTTGTAATCCATCAGCTAATTGCGTAGTTCCTGCGTTCAATTCAGCGTTCTTACCAACTAACTTGGCTAGTCCTGCGTTGACATCTTTAGTTCCGGCCGCAACCTTTTGTGCACCTGGCGCCAACTTCTTAGTTGCTTCTTGTGTATTGGCCACATAACCTGTCATACCTGCATATAGTTGGTTATAGCCATCAGCCAATTGACCTAATTGACTAGCCTTTTGTGCTTGCGCTTGCAATGACTTCCCTAGGTCTTCTAGGTTTCCCTTCAAAGTCAAAACACTCTTACCTAGCGCAGCACGATCAGCATCTGAAAGATCCTTTGACTTGACCAATTCACCAAGTGTGGCAACTTGTGTTGCCATGCTGTCCATATTAGCAAGAATCTTTTCTTGTTCTGGGTTCTTACCAGCACTCATTGTCTTTAAAGCAGCAACTTGCTTCTTGTATTCTGCCATTCCCGCAGTCAACTTAGCGACATCATCACTATGCAATGAGTCATTCAACTTAGTTAGACCGTCAGAAACTTGCTTGCTTCCGGCAACTAATTGCTTATTACCGGCTTCAGCTTGCTTGACACCATCAGTGTATTGCTTAATTCCTGACTTCAATGTCGGTACATTGTCAGCAGCCTTATCTACACCAGCTGTGTATTGTTGGATTCCTGCGTTCAACGTTGGGACATTTCCTGCAGCCTTATCTACACCAGCTGTGTATTGTTGGATTCCTGCGTTCAACGTTGGGACCTTTCCTGCAGCCTTATCTACACCAGCTGTGTATTGTTGAATTCCTGCATTCAGTTCAGGAACTGATGATGCAGCCTGATCTACACCAGCTGTATATGCATAAATTCCTGCATTCAACGTTGGGACGTTTCCTGCAGCCTTATCTACACCAGCTGTGTATTGTTGAATTCCTGCATTCAGTTCAGGAACTGATGATGCAGCTGTTTCTACACCACCCGTGTATTGGTTAATTCCGTCTTGTAGTTTGACACCACCAGCAGCTAATTGTTGTGTTCCATTGGCTGCCGTACCAACTCCATTTGTATACTTCGTTAGGCCAGGTCCAAATTCAGCCAAACCATCGTTTAACTTATTTGCCCCTTCATCCAACTTACCACTACCATCTGTTAATTGTGTCAATCCATTTGCTAATGTCTTGGCACCATCCCCAGCTTGTTCTAGACCTAGTCCAGCCTTCTTGAATTGGCTCAAAACAGTTTGTGCGTAAGTACGTGTAACGTTACTTTGCACTTCGCTCTTAATACGTCCAGCGGCAATTTCAGAGAACTTTGAAGCAGTGAAGTTGTGTCCTGCACTCGTTTCATAAGTCAAATTCATTGGCTTAGGGTTCTTATCCATCAAAGTTAGT from Weissella ceti carries:
- a CDS encoding YhgE/Pip domain-containing protein — encoded protein: MLKQELAKVKKNRLLMVTLIVVMLIPSIYSTIFLKSMWDTYERMDNFPVAVINNDKAASKAGKEINIGEELTKTLDKSSDMDFNMMSADEAREGLDAGKYFMAITIPEDFSSDSLTLMDKNPKPMNLTYETSAGHNFTASKFSEIAAGRIKSEVQSNVTRTYAQTVLSQFKKAGLGLEQAGDGAKTLANGLTQLTDGSGKLDEGANKLNDGLAEFGPGLTKYTNGVGTAANGTQQLAAGGVKLQDGINQYTGGVETAASSVPELNAGIQQYTAGVDKAAGNVPTLNAGIYAYTAGVDQAASSVPELNAGIQQYTAGVDKAAGKVPTLNAGIQQYTAGVDKAAGNVPTLNAGIQQYTAGVDKAADNVPTLKSGIKQYTDGVKQAEAGNKQLVAGSKQVSDGLTKLNDSLHSDDVAKLTAGMAEYKKQVAALKTMSAGKNPEQEKILANMDSMATQVATLGELVKSKDLSDADRAALGKSVLTLKGNLEDLGKSLQAQAQKASQLGQLADGYNQLYAGMTGYVANTQEATKKLAPGAQKVAAGTKDVNAGLAKLVGKNAELNAGTTQLADGLQQLQGNSGKLSDGSNQLASGLQQLQANSGKLNDGSNQLTSGLQQLQANSGKLSGGSNQLTSGLQQLQANSSKLNDGSNQLAAGLQQLSGNSAKLTDGSQKLTGGLQMLQSKNGDLLAGANQAVGGINKLNGGLSELNANTGRLQSAVSQLNDGSGQLANGAGQLTVGLVKANDGADELGEKLTEGGEQVKQVRDDKANLDMFATPIKETHKDRTSVKNNGTGMAPYMIAIYVFVGMITLMAAMNLTEPSVYPKSAFTWWLSKYTIPFVLVFMGAIITTLVSVAIIGLTPVNFTAFLISLIVIAIMDMSIVYFFTAAFGKIGTFLSLILLVLQLSASGGTYPIELSSGFFQWLHPYLPMTYAIQALRGSLSTGLSVTEPVLIMFMIFVAFSLLSWLYFAIQKSKRYRFEDTMSNESDLNN